One genomic window of Azospirillum sp. TSH58 includes the following:
- a CDS encoding glycosyltransferase family 9 protein — protein MTAESGPDGRSARRRVLVIKLGAFGDFFLAQTAFSAIRRHHAADHLTLLTLPSLAPLARLSGLFDEVLEDPRKRSLAAYGRVRRLLRAGRFDRVYDLQAQPRTDRYFWLLAPGPWPEWSGTAWGASHRDQYPGRRKVPVIERYTRQLAPFGIVPDAVPDLSWLDADTGGFGLAAPYALLIPGSSPGRPDKRWPVERYGELAQALAARGITPVVLGTAIEADLARAIAAACPQAVDLTSRTSVPEIAGLARRAWAAVGNDTGPTHLVASVGCPTLGLFCDASVPIQANGPRMSVHHRPSFAEMDVAGVLAAMGALPPSR, from the coding sequence ATGACGGCGGAGAGCGGCCCCGATGGACGTAGTGCGCGCCGCCGCGTCCTGGTCATCAAGCTGGGCGCCTTCGGCGACTTCTTCCTGGCCCAGACCGCCTTCTCGGCCATCCGGCGGCACCACGCCGCCGACCATCTGACGCTGCTGACCCTGCCGTCCCTGGCCCCGCTCGCCCGTCTCAGCGGCCTGTTCGACGAGGTTCTGGAGGACCCGCGCAAGCGGTCCCTTGCGGCGTATGGGCGCGTTCGCCGCCTTTTGCGCGCCGGGCGCTTCGATCGGGTCTACGACCTTCAGGCGCAGCCGCGCACCGACCGCTATTTCTGGCTGCTCGCCCCCGGCCCCTGGCCGGAATGGTCGGGCACCGCCTGGGGCGCCTCGCACCGCGACCAGTATCCGGGGCGGCGCAAGGTGCCGGTGATCGAGCGCTACACCCGTCAGCTGGCGCCCTTCGGCATCGTGCCGGACGCGGTGCCGGACCTGTCCTGGCTCGACGCCGACACCGGCGGGTTCGGTCTTGCCGCGCCCTATGCCCTGCTGATCCCCGGCTCGTCCCCCGGACGGCCCGACAAGCGCTGGCCGGTCGAGCGCTATGGCGAACTGGCACAGGCGCTGGCGGCGCGCGGGATCACCCCGGTGGTGCTGGGCACGGCCATCGAGGCGGATCTCGCCCGGGCCATCGCCGCCGCCTGTCCGCAGGCGGTGGACCTGACCAGCCGCACCAGCGTGCCGGAGATTGCCGGGCTGGCCCGCCGGGCCTGGGCGGCGGTCGGCAACGACACCGGCCCCACCCATCTGGTGGCATCCGTCGGCTGTCCGACGCTGGGGCTTTTCTGCGACGCGTCCGTCCCCATCCAGGCCAACGGGCCGCGCATGTCCGTCCACCACCGGCCGTCCTTCGCCGAGATGGACGTGGCCGGCGTGCTGGCGGCCATGGGCGCGCTCCCGCCGAGCCGGTAG
- a CDS encoding O-antigen ligase family protein: MDFPLSQRDSTRGIPDAVLAGLAGVAAAALGPLASMAPRGLPVWAILIALIGLVGLARRGALGRLQRAMPGTVVVLAFLALASLSILWSPSPRAGLTVVEIGYIGLGALAGGAWLSSLPGVEARRLTGLFLVGVFAGVLLFAVEAALDFPLHRWWNHVPAGIEIAETNVPKRTAVLLCLLVWPAAMALDRAGRRGMAVVLPTVFAAACLLLTSRSAMLGIAAGGAAFALAVWSPGLVRGLLAAVLGIAFTFVLPLVLLFDRVLNLDGADWLFRSAQHRVEIWGMAAGRALETPFLGQGIDASRALEPDGAVSRFGTLTDSLLPLHPHNAFLQVWLELGALGAALALMAALLLLFGTGRMERRLQPFALALFASALAMASTAYGIWQAWWMGGMLAAGLMLRLAARTPAGGE; the protein is encoded by the coding sequence ATGGACTTCCCCTTGTCACAGCGCGATTCCACACGGGGAATTCCCGACGCGGTGCTGGCCGGTCTCGCCGGCGTCGCGGCGGCGGCGCTCGGCCCGCTGGCCTCGATGGCGCCGCGCGGTTTGCCGGTCTGGGCCATCCTGATCGCGCTGATCGGGCTGGTCGGTCTCGCCCGCCGCGGCGCCTTGGGGCGGCTGCAACGGGCGATGCCCGGCACGGTGGTGGTCCTGGCGTTCCTGGCGCTGGCCTCCCTCTCCATCCTGTGGAGCCCGTCGCCGCGCGCCGGACTGACGGTCGTGGAGATCGGCTACATCGGCCTCGGCGCGCTGGCCGGCGGAGCGTGGCTGTCCTCCTTGCCGGGGGTGGAGGCGCGGCGGCTGACCGGCCTCTTCCTGGTGGGCGTGTTCGCCGGCGTCCTGCTGTTCGCCGTGGAGGCCGCGCTGGATTTCCCGCTGCACCGTTGGTGGAACCATGTGCCCGCGGGCATCGAGATCGCGGAGACCAACGTGCCCAAGCGCACGGCGGTTCTGCTCTGCCTGCTGGTCTGGCCGGCGGCGATGGCGCTCGACCGGGCCGGGCGGCGGGGGATGGCCGTCGTCCTTCCCACGGTCTTCGCGGCGGCCTGCCTGCTGCTGACCAGCCGCTCGGCCATGCTGGGCATCGCCGCCGGGGGAGCGGCCTTCGCGTTGGCCGTCTGGTCGCCGGGGCTCGTCCGCGGGCTGTTGGCGGCGGTGCTGGGGATCGCCTTCACCTTCGTGCTGCCGCTGGTGCTGCTGTTCGACCGCGTGCTGAACCTGGATGGTGCCGACTGGCTGTTCCGATCCGCCCAGCACCGGGTGGAGATCTGGGGCATGGCGGCCGGCCGGGCGCTGGAGACTCCCTTCCTCGGGCAGGGCATCGACGCGTCCCGCGCCTTGGAGCCGGACGGTGCGGTGTCGCGCTTCGGCACGTTGACCGACAGCCTGCTGCCGCTGCACCCCCACAACGCCTTCCTGCAAGTCTGGCTGGAGCTTGGCGCCCTCGGCGCCGCGCTGGCCCTGATGGCCGCGTTGCTTCTTCTGTTCGGCACGGGGCGGATGGAGCGGCGGCTGCAACCCTTCGCGCTGGCCCTGTTTGCGTCGGCGCTGGCGATGGCCAGCACGGCCTATGGGATCTGGCAGGCGTGGTGGATGGGCGGCATGCTGGCCGCCGGCCTGATGCTCCGGCTGGCCGCCCGCACCCCGGCGGGGGGCGAATGA
- a CDS encoding methyl-accepting chemotaxis protein, whose protein sequence is MTIGTRIALGFAAVLLMTVAVAFVGWNSLRTYAGRVDLAAHTAELDARLKTVRIEEARFVTERDSKAADNVPGMLDRLRDEAQGTRSALEDAGSVRLVDEILAGIAGYRSAFGNFVAQDKEARARTQSMETRAQALREIAEKIGKQQSDRYDQNMVSLKDAEHAVRQSRDTSDRADRLIEMVLEARRLQSDFAHTRNPATMVAAGEAIAALQANAEAIEKDLVGTNDEELAQRIVTIAGAYRMVFEQARAEGAGEPASGRIQALDRHAQEIQNLAHEMQENQAMVSSALQEAANFAQSEVNEAVQLRGIAMRLIQGAQSAMLGQRDFILMNGEEARARVHGAVKETLALATQAGAVLVDSEGRALIAAITEAAQAFDREFAALVSTSENQRTASKTMAKAAGDVSEQVARLVSIQRDDRENGRSGAELIIIVGAAVALALGMLMAWIIDRAITHPMHAMTKAMGRLAEGDLTVDIPAGDRKDELRAMAEALSVFKENALEMQRMEGEREEMRRQIDADRRRTMNEFANGFEQAVSGVVLSLTESAGNLGRDAQEMSSDAALTTAKSSAVAAASEQASSNVQTVAAAAEELSSSIAEISRQLNSSSQVAVGAAAKATETNGIVEGLAEAAQRIGQVVDLIGEIAEQTNLLALNATIEAARAGEAGKGFAVVATEVKNLAGQTARATEEISSQVAQMQAATGGAVGAIRTISDAVGTISSTVTEIARAMEQQGLATREIAQNVNQAAEGTQEVMHHIAEVTNAATKTGGAADAVLSASRTLARQAEHLRSEVQGFLNKVRTA, encoded by the coding sequence ATGACGATTGGAACGCGGATTGCGCTCGGTTTTGCGGCGGTCCTTCTGATGACGGTTGCGGTGGCGTTCGTTGGTTGGAACAGCCTGCGCACCTACGCCGGACGCGTCGATCTGGCGGCCCACACCGCCGAACTGGACGCCCGGCTGAAAACCGTGCGGATCGAGGAAGCCCGCTTCGTCACCGAGCGCGACTCCAAGGCCGCCGACAATGTGCCCGGCATGCTGGACCGGCTGCGCGACGAGGCGCAGGGCACGCGGTCCGCGCTGGAGGACGCCGGCAGCGTCCGGCTGGTGGACGAGATCCTGGCGGGAATCGCCGGCTACCGCAGCGCCTTCGGCAACTTCGTCGCCCAGGACAAGGAGGCCCGCGCCCGCACCCAGAGCATGGAGACGCGCGCCCAGGCCCTGCGGGAGATCGCGGAGAAGATCGGCAAGCAGCAGTCCGACCGCTACGACCAGAACATGGTCAGCCTGAAGGACGCCGAGCACGCCGTGCGGCAGAGCCGCGACACCTCCGATCGCGCCGACCGGCTGATCGAGATGGTGCTGGAGGCGCGGCGCCTGCAGTCCGACTTCGCGCACACCCGCAATCCGGCCACGATGGTCGCCGCCGGGGAGGCCATCGCGGCGCTGCAGGCCAACGCCGAGGCCATCGAGAAGGATCTCGTCGGCACCAACGACGAGGAACTGGCCCAGCGGATCGTCACCATCGCCGGCGCCTATCGGATGGTGTTCGAGCAGGCCCGCGCCGAGGGCGCCGGCGAACCGGCCAGCGGCCGCATCCAGGCGCTGGATCGCCATGCCCAGGAAATCCAGAATCTCGCTCACGAGATGCAGGAGAACCAGGCGATGGTCTCCAGCGCCCTCCAGGAGGCCGCGAACTTCGCCCAGAGCGAGGTCAACGAGGCCGTCCAGCTGCGCGGCATCGCCATGCGCCTGATCCAGGGCGCGCAGTCCGCGATGCTGGGGCAGCGCGACTTCATCCTGATGAACGGCGAGGAGGCCCGCGCGCGGGTGCACGGCGCGGTGAAGGAGACGCTGGCGCTCGCCACCCAGGCCGGGGCCGTGCTGGTCGATTCGGAGGGCCGCGCGCTGATCGCCGCCATCACCGAGGCGGCCCAGGCCTTCGACCGGGAATTCGCCGCCCTGGTCAGCACCAGCGAGAACCAGCGCACCGCCTCCAAGACCATGGCCAAGGCCGCCGGCGACGTCAGCGAGCAGGTGGCCCGTCTCGTCTCCATCCAGCGCGACGACCGCGAGAACGGGCGCAGCGGGGCGGAGCTGATCATCATCGTCGGCGCCGCGGTGGCGCTGGCGCTCGGCATGCTCATGGCCTGGATCATCGACCGCGCCATCACCCACCCGATGCACGCCATGACCAAGGCGATGGGCCGGCTGGCCGAAGGCGACCTGACGGTGGACATCCCCGCCGGCGACCGCAAGGACGAGCTGCGCGCCATGGCCGAGGCGCTCAGCGTCTTCAAGGAGAACGCCCTGGAGATGCAGCGCATGGAGGGCGAGCGGGAGGAGATGCGCCGGCAGATCGACGCCGACCGCCGCCGCACCATGAACGAATTCGCCAACGGCTTCGAACAGGCGGTGTCGGGCGTCGTCCTGTCGCTGACCGAGTCCGCCGGCAACCTGGGCCGCGACGCGCAGGAGATGTCGTCGGACGCCGCCCTGACCACCGCCAAGTCGAGCGCCGTCGCCGCGGCGTCGGAGCAGGCGTCGAGCAACGTGCAGACCGTCGCCGCGGCGGCCGAGGAGCTGTCCTCCTCCATCGCCGAGATTTCCCGCCAGCTCAACAGCAGCTCCCAGGTGGCGGTCGGTGCGGCGGCCAAGGCGACCGAGACCAACGGCATCGTCGAGGGTCTGGCCGAGGCGGCGCAGCGCATCGGGCAGGTGGTGGACCTGATCGGCGAGATCGCCGAGCAGACCAACCTGCTGGCCCTGAACGCGACCATCGAGGCGGCCCGCGCCGGGGAAGCCGGCAAGGGCTTCGCCGTCGTGGCCACGGAGGTCAAGAACCTCGCCGGCCAGACCGCCCGCGCCACCGAGGAGATCTCCAGCCAGGTGGCCCAGATGCAGGCGGCGACCGGCGGGGCGGTGGGCGCCATCCGCACCATTTCCGACGCGGTCGGCACCATCAGCAGCACGGTCACCGAGATCGCCCGCGCCATGGAGCAGCAGGGTCTCGCCACCCGCGAGATCGCCCAGAACGTCAATCAGGCCGCCGAGGGCACGCAGGAGGTGATGCACCACATCGCCGAGGTGACCAACGCCGCCACCAAGACCGGCGGCGCCGCCGACGCGGTGCTGAGCGCCAGCCGCACCCTGGCCCGGCAGGCCGAGCATCTGCGGTCCGAGGTGCAGGGCTTCCTCAACAAGGTGCGGACCGCCTGA
- the eis gene encoding enhanced intracellular survival protein Eis, protein MTVVNGGFGPLLPEERADAATLVRQGFGIPREYFDRSVELFGPGVMRGLRAGPEAGRAGQLVACAAVWPMDQWFGGRPVPSCGVAAVAVDPAERGRGYGTALMRGLLEEARAGGAALSVLYPATLPLYTRLGYGRGGVSFDWSAPPAALSAGPMPGDGWIRRTDASDASQLAALRRSLLTTANGLVERNEGLWSFALCPDGAPSDVYTFGGPGGLEGYVAVAPPADRKLTVADLCLISPRSVRLAQSFLAGYRAQVDRVSWRGGPDDPLVLMAPDSGPRADARDEWLLRILDLRRALETRGYPSGVAGELTLDVSDAVIPENSGSFRLCLSDGKAVVNRVSERTGGGGKAEGAVLSLSIAAFATLYSGHKGPHTLRQVGLLRGGEDALALAALFFSGPAPWMPDRF, encoded by the coding sequence GTGACTGTTGTGAACGGGGGCTTCGGCCCCCTTCTGCCCGAGGAACGGGCGGACGCCGCGACCCTGGTGCGCCAGGGTTTCGGCATTCCCCGCGAGTATTTCGACCGGTCTGTGGAGCTGTTCGGGCCGGGTGTGATGCGCGGCCTGCGCGCCGGGCCGGAGGCGGGCCGCGCGGGCCAGCTCGTCGCCTGCGCCGCGGTCTGGCCGATGGACCAATGGTTCGGCGGGCGCCCGGTGCCGTCCTGCGGCGTGGCGGCGGTCGCCGTCGATCCGGCGGAGCGCGGGCGCGGCTACGGCACCGCGCTGATGCGCGGCCTGCTGGAGGAGGCGCGGGCCGGGGGCGCCGCGCTGTCGGTGCTCTACCCGGCGACTCTCCCGCTCTACACCCGCCTGGGCTACGGGCGGGGCGGGGTGTCCTTCGACTGGAGCGCGCCGCCGGCCGCCCTGTCCGCCGGGCCGATGCCGGGGGACGGGTGGATTCGCCGGACCGACGCCAGCGACGCCAGCCAGCTTGCGGCGCTACGCCGCAGCCTGCTCACCACCGCCAACGGCCTGGTGGAGCGCAATGAGGGTCTGTGGAGTTTCGCCCTCTGCCCGGACGGCGCTCCGTCCGATGTTTACACTTTCGGTGGTCCTGGCGGCCTTGAGGGATACGTCGCGGTGGCGCCACCCGCCGATCGAAAACTCACGGTGGCGGATCTGTGCCTGATCAGCCCGCGTTCGGTGCGGCTGGCGCAGAGCTTCCTGGCCGGCTACCGGGCGCAGGTCGACCGTGTCTCCTGGCGCGGCGGTCCCGACGACCCGCTGGTTCTGATGGCGCCGGACAGCGGCCCGCGTGCCGACGCGCGGGATGAATGGCTGTTGCGCATTCTTGACCTTCGGCGCGCCTTGGAAACCCGCGGATATCCATCTGGAGTTGCCGGCGAATTGACGCTGGATGTCTCCGATGCGGTGATTCCGGAGAATTCCGGCAGTTTTCGGTTGTGCCTGTCCGATGGAAAGGCCGTCGTGAACCGGGTTTCGGAAAGGACGGGCGGCGGCGGAAAGGCGGAGGGGGCGGTGCTTTCCCTGTCCATCGCGGCTTTCGCCACCCTCTACAGTGGGCACAAGGGTCCGCACACTCTCCGTCAGGTTGGTCTTCTGCGTGGCGGCGAGGATGCTCTGGCGCTCGCGGCGCTGTTTTTCTCGGGACCGGCGCCCTGGATGCCGGACCGTTTCTGA
- a CDS encoding acyl-CoA synthetase — translation MTDARHNPYETDLDQNAANTVPLSPLSFLRRTAAVYPQRIAVIHGPVRRTWAETYERCVRLASALSKRGIGLGDTVAVMAPNTPESFEAHFGVPMTGAVLNALNIRLDAEALAFILEHGEAKVLLTDREFSSVISKAVHMLEPKRRPIVIDIDDPQAKGGELIGEQTYEQFLETGDPAYEWPMPADEWQAIALNYTSGTTGNPKGVVYHHRGAYLNAMGNVLTWAMPHHPVYLWTLPMFHCNGWCFPWTVTAMAGTNVCVRTITAKGIYDALADLGVTHMCGAPIIMGLIVNAPEDQKREIPRGVKMMTAGAAPPAAVIEKIERMGFDVTHVYGLTEVYGPVTICAWHEHWNDLPLEERAALKARQGVNYATLEGLMVADPNTLQPTRKDGVTMGEIFMRGNTVMKGYLKNPRATQEAFSGGWFHTGDLGVWHPDGYIELKDRSKDIIISGGENISTIEVESVLYKHPDIVEAAVVARPDEKWGETPCAFVTVKEGKRLTEAEVIAYCREHLAHFKCPRTVVFTALPKTSTGKIQKYVLRDQARALNGAKV, via the coding sequence GTGACCGACGCCCGGCACAACCCGTACGAGACCGACCTCGACCAGAACGCCGCCAACACGGTGCCGTTGTCGCCGCTCTCCTTCCTGCGCCGCACCGCCGCCGTCTATCCGCAGCGCATCGCCGTGATCCACGGCCCGGTCCGCCGCACCTGGGCGGAAACCTACGAGCGCTGCGTGCGCCTCGCCTCGGCCCTGTCCAAGCGCGGCATCGGGCTGGGCGACACGGTCGCGGTGATGGCCCCCAACACCCCGGAATCCTTCGAGGCGCATTTCGGCGTGCCGATGACCGGCGCGGTCCTCAACGCCCTGAACATCCGCCTGGACGCCGAGGCGCTGGCCTTCATCCTGGAGCATGGCGAGGCGAAGGTCCTGCTGACCGACCGGGAATTCTCCAGCGTCATCTCCAAGGCCGTCCACATGCTGGAGCCGAAGCGCCGCCCCATCGTCATCGACATCGACGACCCGCAGGCCAAGGGCGGCGAACTGATCGGCGAGCAGACCTACGAGCAGTTCCTGGAGACCGGCGACCCGGCCTATGAATGGCCGATGCCGGCCGACGAGTGGCAGGCCATCGCGCTCAACTACACCAGCGGCACCACCGGCAACCCGAAGGGCGTCGTCTACCATCACCGCGGCGCCTATCTGAACGCCATGGGCAACGTGCTGACCTGGGCGATGCCGCACCATCCCGTCTATCTGTGGACCCTGCCGATGTTCCACTGCAACGGCTGGTGCTTCCCCTGGACGGTCACCGCCATGGCCGGCACCAACGTCTGCGTCCGCACCATCACCGCCAAGGGCATCTACGACGCTCTGGCCGATCTCGGCGTCACCCACATGTGCGGCGCCCCGATCATCATGGGCCTGATCGTCAACGCGCCGGAGGACCAGAAGCGCGAGATCCCGCGCGGCGTGAAGATGATGACCGCGGGCGCCGCCCCGCCCGCCGCGGTGATCGAGAAGATCGAGCGGATGGGCTTCGACGTCACCCACGTCTATGGCCTGACCGAGGTCTACGGCCCGGTCACCATCTGCGCCTGGCACGAGCACTGGAACGACCTGCCGCTGGAGGAGCGCGCGGCGCTGAAGGCGCGCCAGGGCGTGAACTACGCCACGCTGGAAGGGCTGATGGTCGCCGACCCCAACACGCTCCAGCCGACCCGCAAGGACGGCGTGACGATGGGCGAGATCTTCATGCGCGGCAACACCGTCATGAAGGGCTATCTGAAGAACCCGCGGGCGACGCAGGAGGCCTTCTCCGGCGGCTGGTTCCACACCGGCGACCTCGGCGTCTGGCATCCGGACGGCTACATCGAGCTGAAGGACCGGTCGAAGGACATCATCATCTCCGGCGGCGAGAACATCTCGACCATCGAGGTTGAATCCGTCCTCTACAAGCATCCGGACATCGTCGAGGCCGCCGTCGTCGCCCGCCCGGACGAGAAGTGGGGCGAGACGCCCTGCGCCTTCGTCACCGTGAAGGAGGGCAAGCGGCTGACGGAAGCCGAGGTGATCGCCTATTGCCGTGAGCATCTGGCCCACTTCAAGTGCCCGCGCACGGTCGTCTTCACCGCCCTGCCGAAGACCTCGACCGGCAAGATCCAGAAATATGTGCTGCGCGATCAGGCCCGCGCGCTGAACGGAGCGAAGGTGTGA
- a CDS encoding YbaK/EbsC family protein, translating to MAALSPSAQRVQALLDGFGHGHAVVEHEGSTRTSEDAANAVGCAVAQIAKSLIFRAKDSGRPVLVVASGANRVDEKAVGRLIGEKIGRADPDFVREATGFAIGGVPPIGHAVPPLVLIDADLMALDTIWAAAGTPNAVFRLTPAQLVAMTGGRVETVRKG from the coding sequence ATGGCGGCCCTCAGCCCCTCCGCCCAACGCGTCCAGGCCCTGCTGGACGGCTTCGGCCATGGCCACGCGGTGGTGGAGCATGAGGGCAGCACCCGCACCTCGGAAGACGCGGCCAACGCCGTCGGCTGCGCCGTGGCGCAGATCGCCAAGTCCCTGATCTTCCGTGCGAAAGACAGCGGCCGTCCAGTGCTGGTGGTGGCCAGCGGGGCCAACCGGGTGGACGAGAAGGCGGTCGGCCGGCTGATCGGCGAGAAGATCGGGCGGGCCGATCCGGACTTCGTCCGCGAGGCCACCGGCTTCGCCATCGGCGGGGTGCCGCCCATCGGCCACGCCGTGCCGCCGCTGGTCCTGATCGACGCCGACCTGATGGCCCTCGACACCATCTGGGCCGCCGCCGGCACCCCCAACGCGGTCTTCCGCCTGACCCCGGCGCAGCTTGTCGCCATGACCGGCGGGCGGGTCGAAACCGTCCGCAAGGGCTGA
- the proC gene encoding pyrroline-5-carboxylate reductase, with protein MTQGCTLLLAGCGKMGGAMLDGWLKAGIASSVAVVEPSGLPESLRGNPAVVLAGGPDAVPAGFVPDVVVLAVKPQVMDSALPAYRALVRPGTVFLSVAAGKTIASFESALGEGAAIVRSMPNTPAAIGRGMTVAVGNPVVTEAQRTLCDSLLRAVGDVAWVEDESLLDPVTAVSGSGPAYVFLMVEAMAKAGEAAGLPADLAMRLARATVAGAGELLHQSPIAAADLRKAVTSPNGTTQAALDVLMAGDGIQPLLDRAVAAAANRSRELAK; from the coding sequence ATGACGCAGGGGTGCACGTTGCTTCTGGCCGGCTGCGGCAAGATGGGCGGCGCGATGCTCGACGGCTGGCTGAAGGCCGGCATCGCGTCCAGCGTCGCCGTGGTCGAGCCGTCCGGCCTGCCGGAATCCCTGCGCGGCAACCCCGCCGTCGTCCTGGCGGGCGGGCCGGATGCCGTGCCTGCCGGCTTCGTGCCCGATGTTGTCGTTCTTGCGGTGAAGCCGCAGGTGATGGACTCGGCTCTTCCGGCCTACCGGGCGCTGGTCCGTCCCGGCACGGTGTTCCTGTCCGTCGCCGCCGGCAAGACCATCGCCTCCTTCGAATCGGCGCTGGGGGAGGGGGCCGCCATTGTCCGCTCCATGCCCAACACGCCCGCCGCCATCGGCCGCGGCATGACCGTCGCCGTCGGCAACCCGGTGGTGACCGAGGCGCAGAGGACGCTGTGCGATTCGCTGCTGCGCGCCGTCGGCGACGTGGCCTGGGTGGAGGACGAGTCGCTTCTCGATCCGGTGACCGCCGTCTCGGGCAGCGGCCCGGCCTACGTCTTCCTGATGGTCGAGGCGATGGCGAAGGCCGGCGAGGCCGCCGGGCTGCCCGCCGATCTTGCCATGCGTCTGGCGCGGGCCACCGTTGCGGGGGCGGGCGAGCTGCTCCACCAGTCCCCGATCGCGGCCGCCGACCTGCGCAAGGCGGTGACCAGCCCCAACGGCACCACCCAGGCGGCGCTCGATGTGCTGATGGCCGGTGACGGGATTCAGCCGCTGCTAGACCGCGCCGTCGCCGCCGCCGCGAACCGCTCCCGCGAACTGGCGAAGTAA
- a CDS encoding YbjN domain-containing protein — translation MSAVAVDTPSSAHNPLDIVEEIVTANEWPFERAGEDELIVEIGGRWCDYRLYFVWQSDVSAMQFSCQFDMKVPAARRSSVNDLLAEVNARMWLGHFDVCSEEHTPMFRQTMLLRGSRGATVEQLEDLVEIALSECERFYPAFQFVIWGGKSASEAVSAAILDTAGEA, via the coding sequence ATGTCGGCTGTTGCCGTCGACACCCCCTCATCCGCGCACAATCCCCTGGACATCGTCGAGGAGATCGTCACCGCCAACGAATGGCCCTTCGAGCGGGCCGGCGAGGACGAGCTGATCGTCGAGATCGGCGGGCGCTGGTGCGATTACCGTCTCTACTTCGTCTGGCAGTCCGACGTCAGCGCGATGCAGTTCTCCTGCCAGTTCGACATGAAGGTCCCGGCGGCACGCCGGTCGTCCGTCAACGACCTGCTGGCGGAGGTGAACGCGCGCATGTGGCTGGGCCATTTCGACGTCTGCTCCGAGGAGCACACGCCTATGTTCCGCCAGACCATGCTGCTGCGCGGCTCGCGCGGCGCGACGGTGGAGCAGCTTGAGGACCTCGTCGAGATCGCCCTGTCGGAGTGCGAGCGCTTCTACCCCGCCTTCCAGTTCGTGATCTGGGGCGGCAAGTCGGCGTCGGAGGCGGTGTCCGCCGCCATCCTCGACACCGCCGGGGAGGCGTGA